The Dehalococcoidales bacterium genomic interval GAGCAATACGGTAGCCCTTCGCATCATCAAGGATGGCAAGCTCGGTTACGCCACCACCACCGGCACCAATGATATCGAGGAGCTGGTTGATAACGCCGTCGCCACGGCGCAGTTCGGGACGGAGGCGCACTTCACTCTGCCATCGCTGACCACCTACCCGGAGGTCGAGGTCTTCGACCCGGCTGTCGAGACAGTAACCCTGGAGCAGATGACCGAACTCGGTCAAAAGTTGATAGACACGGTCCGGGCGCATACGCCTGACATTATCTGTGAGGCCGGGGTTACCAGGACAACAGCCACCCTCACCATTATAAACTCCCGTGGCGGGCGGGTCAGCTACCGGGAGAGCGTTTTCAGCATCGGCGTCGAGGGCCAGCTTATTCACGGCACGGACATGCTTTTTGTCGGTGAACACCAGAGTTCCTGCCATCCCCTGCTGGAACCGGAAGCCATAACAGTGGAAGTCCTCCGGCAGCTTGAACTGGCCAAAGAACGGGCTTCGGCTCCTACCAGAACGATGCCGGTGGTCTTCACTCCCATGGGCATAGCCAGTGCTTTCGGCCGCCCGCTGATGGCGGCGTTCAGTGGCAAGACTGTCCTTGAAGGAGCCTCACCAATCGGCGAAAAGCTGGGCCAGAAAGTGTTCGATAGCAAACTCGGTCTGAGGGACGACCCGACAGTCCCCTACTGCCCGGGAAGTGGCCCCTGTGATGACGAAGCTGTACCGAGCGAGTGCACGCCGCTAATCACCGAAGGTACGGTCAGCAATTTCCTCTACGACCTTCAGACGGCAGCCCTGGCCAATACCAGGAGCACGGGTAACGGGCATCGTAGTCCGGGCGGGCTGCCCACCCCTACACCCAGCGTCTTTCTAATCTCCGCCGGTGACACCTCTTTCGACGACATGGTGGCGGATATCAAGGAAGGACTGGTAGTAGAGCAGCTAATGGGTGCTACCCAGGGCA includes:
- a CDS encoding TldD/PmbA family protein codes for the protein MEDILARASKVAEEAEVFMVSSEETPVEFEANRLKQIQSKQSNTVALRIIKDGKLGYATTTGTNDIEELVDNAVATAQFGTEAHFTLPSLTTYPEVEVFDPAVETVTLEQMTELGQKLIDTVRAHTPDIICEAGVTRTTATLTIINSRGGRVSYRESVFSIGVEGQLIHGTDMLFVGEHQSSCHPLLEPEAITVEVLRQLELAKERASAPTRTMPVVFTPMGIASAFGRPLMAAFSGKTVLEGASPIGEKLGQKVFDSKLGLRDDPTVPYCPGSGPCDDEAVPSECTPLITEGTVSNFLYDLQTAALANTRSTGNGHRSPGGLPTPTPSVFLISAGDTSFDDMVADIKEGLVVEQLMGATQGNVLGGDFSGNVLLGFKIEKGKIVGRVKDTMVSGNIYQLLDQIAAIGNDARWIGGSFNTPSIYCPGVSVASK